ttttacccatctatgatagtcacagagagagagagagagagaggcagagacacaggcagagggagaagcaggctccatgcactgggagcccgatgtgggattcgatcccgggtctccaggatcgcgccccgggccaaaggcaggcgccaaaccgctgcgccacccagggatccccgacaatTTCTTTATCTTAAAGTCAGGTGATGAACAACCTTAATTCTACCAGCCTTATATACCCTTGCCACATAAATAACATACTTAcagattccagggattagaaTAGGACAGCTTTGAAAGGCCATCATTCTGTCTACCCAATAGACTTTTTTAGGAAAAATGttcaataatattaaaatgaaagtgGCTTtgatgggcacctgagtggctcacttggttaagtgtctgactcttgatttcagctcaggtcttgatcttagggttatgagttcaagcctcacactgagcacatgttgggtgtggaggctagtttaaaaataaaagcagctctACCGGCTGTACTTGGCGGCACGATGTCCCACAGGAAGTTCTCCGCTCCCAGGCACGGGTCCCTGGGCTTCTTGCCTCGGAAACGCAGCAGCCGCCACCGTGGGAAGGTGAAGAGCTTCCCCAAGGATGACTCTTCCAAGCCTGTCCACCTCACAGCCTTCCTGGGCTACAAGGCCGGCATGACTCACATCGTGCGGGAGGTGGACCGGCCAGGATCCAAGGTGAACAAGAAGGAAGTGGTGGAGGCTGTGACCATTGTGGAGACCCCACCCATGGTGGTTGTGGGCATCGTGGGCTATGTGGAAACCCCTCGAGGCCTCCGTACCTTTAAGACCATCTTTGCTGAGCACATCAGTGACGAATGCAAAAGGCGCTTCTATAAGAACTGGCATAAGTCTAAGAAGAAGGCCTTCACCAAATATTGCAAGAAGTGGCAGGATGACGATGGCAAGAAGCAGCTAGAGAAGGACTTCAACAGCATGAAGAAGTATTGCCAGGTGATCCGTGTCATCGCCCACACCCAGATGCGCCTGCTTCCTCTGCGCCAGAAGAAGGCCCACCTCATGGAGATCCAGGTGAACGGAGGCACAGTGGCTGAGAAGCTCGACTGGGCCCGTGAGAGGCTGGAGCAGCAGGTGCCTGTGAACCAGGTGTTTGGGCAAGATGAGATGATTGATGTCATCGGTGTCACCAAGGGCAAAGGCTACAAAGGGGTCACCAGCCGCTGGCACACCAAGAAGCTACCCCGCAAAACCCACCGGGGCCTGCGCAAGGTTGCCTGTATTGGAGCCTGGCATCCTGCCCGAGTGGCCTTCTCTGTGGCTCGGGCTGGGCAGAAAGGCTACCATCACCGCACTGAGATCAACAAGAAGATATACAAGATTGGCCAGGGCTATCTCATCAAGGATGGCAAGCTGATCAAGAACAACGCTTCCACTGATTATGATCTGTCTGACAAGAGCATCAACCCCCTGGGTGGCTTTGTCCACTACGGTGAAGTGACCAATGACTTTGTGATGCTGAAAGGCTGTGTGGTGGGCACCAAGAAGCGAGTGCTGACTCTGCGCAAGTCCTTGCTGGTGCAGACCAAACGGCGTGCCCTAGAGAAGATTGACCTGAAATTCATTGACACCACCTCCAAGTTTGGCCATGGCCGATTCCAGACTGTGGAGGAGAAGAAAGCATTCATGGGACCACTTAAGAAAGATCGAattgcaaaggaagaaggagcTTAATGTCAGGACCAGATTGTGCAGCTGGTGGgatctcaataaaaattattttccagtgaaaaataaataaataaaagcagcttttggcattttaattatcTGCAAAATTTATATGTATGAAACCTTGGTATTCCTGGGTATAAATGCAttccttttcttcaaaattagtttattttgaaaagaaaatccataGTGTATACATAAGTACTTACACATTTAGGAACTTCgataaattttataaatcactATAAATGATAATATGAAACTGtgttgtaaattttttaaaagattttacctgGGCAgcataggtggctcagcggtttagcgcctgccttcagcccagggagtgatcctggagacctgggatcaagtcccatgtcaggctttctgcacggagcctgtttctccctctgcctgtgtccctgcctccctctctctctctctctctctctctctctctctggctctcatgaataaataaataaaatctttaaataaaataaaagattttacctattattaatgaaagacacagggagaaagaggcagagacataggcagagggagaagcaggctccttacagggaacccaatatgggactcgatcctgggaccgcaGAAACACGCCCTGAACttaaggcagaaactcaaccgctgagccacccaggtgtccctgtgctgTAAATTTTTAACTTCACGTTTTCCTGCTTCTTCAATATCCCCGCAAATAGGCTGTGAGTGCCCTGCCAGGTGACCAGGTGCACCATTGTGATAGGCTGGCCCCTGCTACAAGTTCCCCTTTTTGCCCTCTCCTGACTATACCTAGTAACATTCAAACACAACAATTAAACCCCCTCATGCCTTTTACCTATGTACTCCTCTGACCCTTCCCCAACCACCTGCACCAAAATAAAGGTACTTTCTCTATGTGCTCACTTTCTAACAACGCCCCACCTTCCTGGTTGAGCCCCCTCCTTTGACCTCTCCCCATGTGGCCTCCTGTGTGGTGCACATGCTTCCTTCTTCTAAGACCTGTGAGTATGATGAATCTTCTAACTTTATATGCTTCTCCAAGAGTAATTCCCATGAATGTGTTGGAATGATTCTTAAAGACTTCACAGGAAGTCTTACTCTCCCATTTATACAGCACAGTGACTACTTTATAACTTGCTTATAATGTTCATAATAATCAGTACAAGAATTCACGAAATAACTAGTATTGATCTTGTAGCTTTCTATGTAATTTTACCTCTCTATGTATATCAGATATATTCATGTGGTTGAGAAGGCTCTGCCAGGCTCATCCACAATGAATCTCCACAGGTACACAGCTGCCATTTATATATCTCCCTGGCTTCATGTGATTAGTCTAATACTTACCTTTTAACATCCTCAAACCTTTACTAGACCTAATGAATCTAACAGTTTTCACATATGCAGGAAAGGAGATCAAATATTTTAAGTGCCCAACTGGTCCATAGTTCCGTATTTAGTTAACTGGCCATCTGCCCTTATAGCCATCTGCTGAAAAGTCAAATGgtgccaaagaaaaaaagaatatgactaGTAGAAAAACTATAGAATCCTTAAAGAATCTATACTCTATCAGAGATagtaattgaaattatttttaaagacataataaaACTTAAATCATCCACActtgtatttttctaaagaacaTACTTTGCTAAAGAGATGGCAAATGATTGATTCCAAAACAATTGAAAGAAGATACCTAATTTGAGAATTtagtttatgtgtgtatgtatgcatgttcTAGTTGCAGCAAGTTTGCCCCAAACACTAAGTTTTGCAGCAAATCACAATTTGTCAGGTGTGGCACTGGCTAGCTTACAGTTATTAGTTTTGGTTCACTGCTTGTAGCCT
Above is a genomic segment from Canis lupus baileyi chromosome 7, mCanLup2.hap1, whole genome shotgun sequence containing:
- the LOC140636585 gene encoding large ribosomal subunit protein uL3, which encodes MSHRKFSAPRHGSLGFLPRKRSSRHRGKVKSFPKDDSSKPVHLTAFLGYKAGMTHIVREVDRPGSKVNKKEVVEAVTIVETPPMVVVGIVGYVETPRGLRTFKTIFAEHISDECKRRFYKNWHKSKKKAFTKYCKKWQDDDGKKQLEKDFNSMKKYCQVIRVIAHTQMRLLPLRQKKAHLMEIQVNGGTVAEKLDWARERLEQQVPVNQVFGQDEMIDVIGVTKGKGYKGVTSRWHTKKLPRKTHRGLRKVACIGAWHPARVAFSVARAGQKGYHHRTEINKKIYKIGQGYLIKDGKLIKNNASTDYDLSDKSINPLGGFVHYGEVTNDFVMLKGCVVGTKKRVLTLRKSLLVQTKRRALEKIDLKFIDTTSKFGHGRFQTVEEKKAFMGPLKKDRIAKEEGA